A single region of the Oryzias latipes chromosome 19, ASM223467v1 genome encodes:
- the LOC111946430 gene encoding guanine nucleotide-binding protein G(I)/G(S)/G(O) subunit gamma-T2-like — protein sequence MARDMSDKEILKMELDQLKKEVNTPRSAVSKNCADTIAFVEGLMPNDPLIKGVPDDKNPYKGDKGGCTIT from the exons ATGGCTCGGGATATGTCAGATAAGGAAATCCTGAAAATGGAGTTGGACCAGTTGAAGAAGGAAGTTAACACACCAAGATCAGCA GTGAGTAAAAACTGTGCGGACACAATTGCTTTCGTGGAAGGATTGATGCCAAATGATCCGCTGATCAAAGGAGTTCCGGATGACAAGAACCCCTACAAGGGAGACAAAGGAGGCTGCACTATAACATAG